Proteins encoded by one window of Teretinema zuelzerae:
- a CDS encoding ATP-grasp domain-containing protein, with protein MKKRILMLGAGVMQGVAIACAKEKGWEVVACDGNPDAPCRKAAHRFAPIDLKDVGALTSFAKELQANGGLDGVFTAATDFSASVAAVARSCGLPGHSLEAALNASDKTRMRACFAKAGVPSPKYIVVGDPDPAICASLMKQAEIGYPVVVKPVDNMGARGCRKVDSETSLSSALSSALRFSRSGTAIVEEFMEGPEFSIEGLFFDDSLHLTGLADRHIRFSPYFIEMGHTIPSSFPAETQEALVRVFEAGVRSLGLSHGAVKGDIKLTPLGPMVGEIAGRLSGGYMSGWTFPYSSGIDLTGAALDLCAGSRPDSLVPAIDMVCAERAWISIPGTAAVVSGLQKARTIPFVRDILPRIEEGASLVFPTNNVEKCGNCLAVAPDRLSASSAAEEACRTVFIRLEPGNPETDAYLSVAPGCEPRFPPDAFTLSQDSYPLSFDQPVLYSNVYMPKALFSRKDSATDWHGSTVAGALSKALSIAPGLSELLSVPSHPLYQPCWLAFLRGGAQGLVYVYDANASS; from the coding sequence ATGAAAAAGCGAATATTGATGCTCGGCGCCGGAGTGATGCAAGGCGTTGCGATCGCCTGCGCGAAAGAGAAAGGCTGGGAAGTCGTCGCCTGCGACGGAAACCCGGACGCGCCCTGCAGAAAAGCGGCCCATCGGTTCGCCCCCATCGATTTGAAGGATGTCGGCGCTTTGACCTCCTTTGCGAAAGAATTACAGGCGAACGGCGGCCTCGACGGCGTATTCACCGCCGCGACCGACTTTTCCGCGTCCGTCGCAGCCGTCGCCCGCTCGTGCGGTCTGCCCGGCCACTCCCTGGAAGCCGCCCTCAACGCCTCTGACAAAACGCGGATGCGCGCCTGTTTTGCGAAAGCAGGCGTTCCTTCCCCGAAATACATCGTGGTCGGCGATCCCGACCCCGCAATTTGCGCGTCGCTGATGAAGCAAGCGGAAATCGGCTATCCCGTCGTTGTAAAGCCGGTGGACAACATGGGCGCACGGGGCTGCAGAAAAGTAGACTCCGAAACGTCCCTGTCTTCCGCTCTTTCGTCGGCTCTCCGGTTTTCGAGAAGCGGCACCGCGATCGTCGAAGAATTCATGGAAGGCCCGGAATTTTCGATCGAAGGGCTCTTTTTCGACGACTCCCTCCATTTGACCGGTCTGGCCGACCGGCATATCCGGTTTTCTCCCTATTTCATCGAGATGGGACACACTATTCCAAGCTCCTTCCCGGCTGAAACGCAAGAAGCGCTTGTCCGCGTGTTCGAAGCAGGCGTCCGTTCCCTCGGCCTTTCCCACGGCGCGGTAAAAGGCGATATAAAACTGACGCCCCTCGGTCCGATGGTCGGGGAAATCGCCGGACGCCTTTCCGGCGGATATATGTCTGGATGGACCTTTCCCTATTCTTCCGGGATTGATCTAACCGGCGCCGCCCTGGATCTCTGCGCGGGATCGAGGCCTGATTCTCTGGTTCCTGCTATCGACATGGTGTGCGCCGAACGCGCGTGGATATCCATTCCCGGCACGGCCGCTGTTGTTTCCGGACTTCAAAAGGCCCGGACGATACCCTTCGTCCGCGATATTCTCCCGCGGATAGAGGAGGGCGCTTCCCTCGTATTTCCCACGAATAATGTCGAAAAATGCGGCAACTGCCTTGCCGTAGCGCCCGATCGCTTGTCGGCCTCTTCCGCCGCCGAAGAAGCTTGCCGGACCGTCTTCATCAGACTGGAGCCCGGCAATCCGGAAACCGACGCCTATTTATCAGTTGCTCCCGGCTGCGAACCCCGATTTCCTCCGGACGCGTTTACGCTTTCGCAAGACTCGTATCCGCTCTCGTTCGATCAACCCGTTTTGTATTCGAATGTGTATATGCCGAAAGCCCTCTTTTCGCGCAAAGATTCGGCAACAGACTGGCACGGATCGACTGTTGCCGGCGCGCTGTCAAAAGCGTTGTCGATAGCGCCCGGCTTGTCGGAACTGCTTTCCGTTCCGTCTCATCCGTTGTATCAGCCCTGTTGGCTTGCTTTTTTGCGAGGCGGCGCTCAGGGTTTGGTGTACGTCTATGATGCGAATGCGTCCAGTTAA
- the mutL gene encoding DNA mismatch repair endonuclease MutL, which translates to MEYKPVRQLPPSVARKIAAGEVIDRPSAVVRELMDNAIDAGATRIHVEIANGGIDLIRVTDNGSGMTAEDLALCTRTHTTSKISEETDLLRLSTLGFRGEALSSIDAVSRLEIRTSRENSGSWILDLGNIRAGNHPIGTSVSVEGLFENFPARKQFLKRSSAESSQCRQIFIEKALAWPGLEFKFSVDGETRFLLPPAATYLERTLAALEPKEPDTLFSQIHGVGDRFTFSAVLGSPDVVRADRRFEMIFINGRRIMEYSLLQALEYGCEGHFPNGSHPVACLFIDIDPSLVDFNIHPAKREARFRDPGALHHSVSSVVKDYYRRYAVRELKREEAEPAQDFIFPSDGTREHPLQSRSSEPLSKQEAFFAPKTYAEYALSAGTHPHQAAAERESPIPESEAQDFRYLGQVLGTFLAVEKRNIFYLIDQHAAHERILYQELMETRHESQNLLIPYRIEPAGETDTERLRRIQRDLADAGFDIEEESDGAWQVASVPSRWVGKRTDLIGEILDPAVEPESLVTHLYATAACRAACKDGDVLDSGTAMRIIRQAFELEEPLCPHGRPLWIMMDREELFRKIRRT; encoded by the coding sequence ATGGAATATAAACCGGTCCGCCAGCTTCCCCCTTCCGTAGCCCGTAAAATAGCGGCCGGAGAAGTTATCGATCGGCCTTCGGCAGTCGTCCGCGAGCTGATGGATAACGCTATAGACGCCGGAGCGACCAGAATCCACGTTGAAATAGCAAACGGCGGCATCGACCTCATAAGAGTCACCGACAACGGTTCGGGAATGACAGCGGAAGACCTCGCATTATGCACGCGGACCCATACAACCAGCAAGATATCGGAAGAAACGGATTTGCTTCGCCTATCCACGCTCGGTTTCCGCGGAGAAGCGCTCTCGTCGATCGACGCGGTGAGCCGTCTGGAAATACGGACTTCGCGCGAAAACTCAGGATCATGGATACTCGATCTGGGCAACATCAGAGCTGGAAACCATCCGATAGGGACATCGGTTTCTGTTGAAGGTCTTTTTGAAAACTTCCCCGCGCGCAAACAGTTTCTTAAACGGAGTTCGGCCGAATCAAGCCAATGCCGGCAGATTTTTATAGAGAAAGCCCTCGCCTGGCCCGGTCTCGAGTTCAAATTCTCGGTCGACGGTGAAACCAGATTTCTGCTTCCTCCGGCCGCGACGTATCTTGAAAGGACGCTGGCCGCCCTTGAGCCGAAGGAGCCGGATACGCTTTTCTCCCAGATTCACGGAGTCGGAGACCGCTTTACATTCTCCGCGGTACTCGGTTCGCCGGATGTCGTGCGCGCGGACAGGCGTTTCGAGATGATCTTCATCAACGGCAGACGCATCATGGAATACAGCCTTCTGCAAGCCCTGGAATACGGGTGCGAGGGGCATTTTCCGAACGGATCACATCCTGTAGCATGCCTGTTCATCGATATCGACCCGTCGCTCGTGGATTTCAATATTCATCCGGCCAAACGCGAGGCTCGTTTCCGCGATCCGGGAGCTCTCCATCACAGCGTTAGCTCCGTCGTCAAGGACTACTATCGGCGCTATGCCGTCAGAGAACTGAAACGGGAGGAAGCCGAACCCGCTCAGGACTTTATTTTTCCGTCGGACGGAACCCGCGAACACCCGCTCCAAAGCCGATCATCTGAGCCCCTTTCCAAACAAGAAGCATTCTTCGCCCCCAAAACCTACGCCGAGTACGCGCTATCCGCCGGGACCCATCCGCATCAGGCGGCCGCAGAACGCGAATCTCCGATCCCGGAGTCCGAAGCACAAGACTTCAGATATCTCGGGCAGGTGCTTGGAACCTTTCTCGCGGTAGAAAAGCGCAATATCTTCTATTTAATAGACCAGCACGCGGCCCATGAACGAATCCTGTATCAAGAATTGATGGAAACAAGACATGAAAGCCAGAACCTCCTGATACCCTACCGGATTGAGCCCGCGGGGGAAACAGACACCGAAAGGTTACGGCGCATTCAAAGAGATCTTGCGGACGCCGGCTTCGACATCGAAGAGGAATCCGACGGAGCATGGCAGGTTGCATCCGTTCCGTCGAGGTGGGTGGGAAAGCGGACTGATTTAATCGGGGAGATCCTTGATCCCGCGGTCGAACCTGAATCGCTGGTGACGCATCTCTATGCCACGGCTGCCTGCAGAGCCGCCTGCAAAGACGGAGACGTTCTCGACAGCGGTACCGCGATGCGGATTATTCGGCAGGCCTTCGAGCTCGAGGAACCCCTGTGCCCGCACGGAAGGCCCCTTTGGATCATGATGGACCGGGAGGAGCTCTTCCGTAAAATCAGGCGGACTTAA
- the xseB gene encoding exodeoxyribonuclease VII small subunit — protein MKKFEERLDRLESLTDSIRNPDIPLEEALSLFEEGIKLAKTLEKDLDKIEGKIQILMNQPGLNDDKPELELFSDEDVGN, from the coding sequence ATGAAGAAATTTGAAGAACGTCTGGATCGCCTGGAATCGCTGACCGATTCGATCAGAAATCCCGATATTCCGCTTGAGGAAGCTCTTTCTCTTTTTGAAGAAGGGATAAAACTTGCCAAAACTCTTGAAAAGGACCTTGATAAAATCGAAGGAAAAATCCAGATTTTGATGAACCAGCCCGGACTGAACGACGACAAGCCCGAACTGGAACTTTTTTCCGACGAGGATGTCGGCAACTGA
- a CDS encoding class I SAM-dependent methyltransferase, with protein sequence MLYPSFIVGPGREYGGAYFFEEYRTQYGRTYLEDFEAIRSQGQRRMKIIASLHQGSTLLDIGCAYGPFLVAARDAGWDSVGTDISPEAVSYVRERLELHACVSAFPAPDLQGFLTGKRFDAVTLWFVIEHFMDLESVFERIRELLVPGGILAFSTPSASGISARKNRASFLAKSPRDHFSIWTPRLAKAHLKRYGFQVVKIVSTGHHPERFPFMGTAAEGSPRWRAASALSRLFKLGDTFEVYAMKNGVVEDWS encoded by the coding sequence ATGCTCTATCCTTCTTTCATCGTGGGCCCCGGCCGCGAATACGGAGGAGCGTATTTTTTCGAAGAATACCGAACGCAGTACGGCAGAACCTATCTGGAAGATTTCGAAGCCATCCGCTCGCAGGGGCAGAGGCGGATGAAGATCATCGCGTCCCTGCATCAGGGCTCGACGCTTTTGGATATTGGTTGCGCATACGGCCCCTTCCTGGTCGCTGCCCGGGATGCCGGCTGGGACTCGGTCGGAACAGATATTTCTCCTGAAGCCGTATCCTACGTGCGCGAACGCCTTGAGCTCCATGCCTGCGTTTCCGCGTTTCCTGCGCCCGATCTTCAGGGTTTTTTAACCGGAAAACGATTCGACGCAGTGACTCTCTGGTTCGTCATCGAACATTTCATGGATTTGGAGAGCGTTTTCGAGCGTATCCGCGAGCTGTTGGTTCCGGGCGGAATTCTCGCGTTTTCGACTCCTTCCGCCTCCGGAATATCAGCGCGAAAAAATCGCGCCTCGTTTTTGGCGAAAAGTCCCCGGGATCATTTCAGCATCTGGACGCCGCGCCTTGCCAAGGCTCATTTAAAACGCTACGGCTTCCAGGTCGTGAAAATCGTATCCACAGGCCATCATCCCGAACGATTCCCCTTCATGGGCACCGCCGCAGAGGGCTCCCCGAGGTGGAGAGCCGCGAGCGCCTTAAGCCGGCTGTTCAAGCTCGGCGATACGTTCGAGGTGTATGCGATGAAAAACGGCGTTGTGGAGGACTGGTCATGA
- a CDS encoding glycosyltransferase family 2 protein has translation MNSIPIIFNERKVSHTIVGGSVKKSDDEGSPFTVILLNRGGRYYRSAVFQSLESAGFDSILSIESPPAPSSGSGAGASLVSQSYDIENLSIRFPSVRFLVPLENLTIGEMINAGMAETSSPWVLVLWNDMRLSQGALSQRLMSRIQEENLLCTAPVLTSQRMESLPVQMVPALKNKRFQIEPMPCIKDGSPTSYPFDFAGIYNRERFIRLGGFDHTISNPYWQNLDFGFRASLWGEQIRLSTSFRASYDGEVPQEDISSDRSYVRFYLKNLAPSFRKDEAVLPLVRFLSFLPRSGLGIFDAFSIFLQVRKWVHVNRYRFSRDAVEITRNWEPFIQ, from the coding sequence ATGAATTCTATACCTATAATTTTTAACGAACGGAAGGTGTCTCACACAATAGTCGGAGGCTCGGTTAAAAAGAGCGACGATGAAGGAAGCCCCTTCACCGTCATTCTGCTCAACAGGGGAGGGCGGTATTATCGATCGGCTGTGTTCCAGTCCCTGGAAAGCGCCGGCTTCGATTCCATTCTGTCAATTGAGTCTCCCCCCGCGCCTTCTTCAGGCTCGGGAGCCGGCGCTTCCCTTGTTTCCCAATCATACGACATCGAAAATCTTTCAATACGGTTCCCTTCGGTTCGTTTTCTGGTACCCCTCGAAAATCTCACGATAGGCGAAATGATAAACGCCGGAATGGCGGAAACGTCGTCTCCCTGGGTTCTCGTTCTCTGGAACGACATGCGATTGTCCCAGGGCGCCCTTTCTCAGAGGCTGATGAGCCGGATACAGGAAGAGAACCTTCTGTGCACGGCTCCGGTTCTGACGAGTCAACGAATGGAATCCCTTCCGGTTCAGATGGTTCCGGCGTTGAAAAACAAGCGTTTTCAAATTGAGCCGATGCCCTGCATCAAGGATGGTTCTCCTACCTCGTATCCTTTCGATTTTGCGGGCATTTATAATCGTGAGCGTTTCATCCGCCTCGGAGGCTTCGATCATACTATTTCGAATCCGTATTGGCAGAATCTGGATTTCGGATTCCGGGCATCGCTGTGGGGAGAGCAGATCCGTTTGTCGACGTCTTTTAGAGCGTCCTACGACGGGGAAGTCCCGCAGGAGGACATCAGTTCAGACCGGTCCTACGTCCGGTTTTATCTGAAAAATCTCGCTCCCTCGTTCCGAAAAGACGAGGCTGTGCTTCCCCTGGTCCGGTTTCTTTCCTTCCTGCCGCGTTCAGGGTTAGGCATATTCGATGCGTTCTCTATTTTTCTTCAGGTTCGAAAATGGGTGCATGTTAACAGATATCGATTTTCCCGCGACGCCGTAGAAATCACTCGAAATTGGGAGCCTTTTATTCAATGA
- a CDS encoding cytidylyltransferase domain-containing protein produces the protein MTGIILQVRLDSTRLPQKALLALSGEPVIVRVMETLSQIPADAYVLACDTDSESVFQPLAESCGFLCISGPKEDVLERFCRVIRKTGISTVLRATGDNPFLFYDAAIASLERFSALQSAPRPADYFTYAGLPHGSGIEVFSSRRLLEAAALSDLPHEHEHVGPALYNHPERFHCVRETAPSQWYHPEIRTTIDTREDYERAVLMAEYLQRTGTGTSARSSSPFPPASEKVIEAWTYVSRPILFVPSVDPSRGTGHFRRAVSLIRSMRDAWRCLLYLPRGSELCSSVPADMKSCAISELPSSCHLAVVDYFRSDESFIRKLRECGPVVSFDDGGAGRGECDYLVDIIPSLTAGKTKPNLSDVSYLPLPKTRKKKKRTA, from the coding sequence ATGACAGGTATCATACTGCAGGTTCGCCTTGACTCGACGAGGCTGCCTCAAAAAGCGCTTCTCGCCCTTTCCGGAGAACCGGTAATCGTCCGGGTAATGGAAACGCTTTCACAAATTCCCGCCGACGCGTATGTGCTGGCCTGCGACACCGATTCGGAATCCGTGTTCCAGCCTCTCGCGGAATCCTGCGGCTTTCTGTGCATCAGCGGACCGAAAGAAGACGTTCTTGAACGCTTTTGCAGGGTGATCAGAAAGACCGGAATATCCACAGTCCTTCGGGCGACCGGAGACAATCCCTTTTTGTTTTACGACGCCGCCATAGCGAGCCTTGAACGGTTTTCGGCTTTGCAAAGCGCTCCGCGGCCAGCCGATTATTTTACCTACGCGGGACTTCCCCACGGAAGTGGCATAGAGGTTTTCTCGTCCCGCAGGCTCCTCGAAGCCGCGGCATTGAGCGACCTTCCCCACGAGCATGAACACGTAGGTCCGGCTCTGTATAATCATCCCGAACGGTTCCATTGCGTTCGGGAGACTGCTCCGTCGCAGTGGTACCATCCCGAGATCAGAACGACGATCGATACCCGCGAGGATTATGAACGAGCCGTTTTGATGGCTGAATACCTGCAAAGAACCGGCACGGGAACCTCTGCCCGATCCTCGTCGCCCTTTCCTCCGGCCTCAGAGAAAGTGATCGAAGCGTGGACCTACGTTTCCCGTCCGATTCTTTTTGTTCCTTCGGTCGATCCTTCGCGCGGAACCGGACATTTCAGAAGAGCAGTCTCCCTCATCCGTTCCATGCGCGATGCATGGAGATGTTTGTTGTATCTTCCCCGCGGTTCCGAGCTCTGTTCCTCCGTTCCCGCCGATATGAAATCTTGCGCGATTTCGGAGCTTCCCTCCTCCTGTCATCTCGCGGTCGTCGATTATTTCCGCTCCGACGAATCCTTCATCCGAAAGCTCCGCGAGTGCGGGCCGGTGGTGTCGTTCGACGACGGAGGCGCCGGCCGCGGCGAATGCGATTACCTGGTGGACATCATTCCGTCCCTGACTGCCGGAAAAACAAAGCCGAACCTTTCGGATGTTTCATATCTGCCGCTGCCGAAAACCAGAAAAAAGAAGAAACGGACGGCATAA
- a CDS encoding spiro-SPASM protein has translation MKAIAFVYAGNINSYALASLRGGKSAFERSIERAGKFPETDAIVVLCSPDSRIEIPASPDYRLCVLSDGNTAASLFECMEKESGGYDHAWFAWADRPFYDPEGARKLFELHERSRAEYTFADGYPAGLMPEILARGIIPVLARMARDSALRVTRNFVFDTLKREINSFDIETVLSPVDLRQLRVDFSCDTAGNTLLCESFADITADTAPALVEERGDSLRTLPAYYQIQIAGGCPHECVYCPYPAWSSGGVSRSPGKKVTDRSDFMSLSDYSNLMGKISEFSREAVVSLSLWGECSGHPDIVEIARETLSHPGLSLVIETTGLGWNGSAIEGISKISASVRNAGEEPRINWIVSLDAAGSALYGSVHGVSDSAVADSNLRTAMDLVFSLETLFPGAVWPQMLRLRESEQEVETFYRFWKEKLGRVIIQKHDHFCGSITDRRVADLSPLVRHPCWHIKRDMCIMLDGTVPQCREDLHALRPLGNAFEEALPEIWKAGAEVYRQHRNRIYEGLCGACDEFYTYNF, from the coding sequence ATGAAAGCTATAGCCTTCGTTTATGCCGGAAACATCAATTCGTACGCCCTTGCATCCCTCCGCGGCGGCAAATCCGCCTTCGAACGCAGCATCGAACGAGCCGGAAAATTTCCGGAAACCGATGCAATCGTTGTTCTTTGTTCGCCTGATTCCCGGATTGAAATTCCCGCTTCGCCGGACTATCGCCTGTGCGTTCTTTCCGATGGAAATACCGCAGCCTCTCTTTTTGAATGCATGGAGAAGGAATCCGGGGGCTATGATCACGCCTGGTTCGCCTGGGCCGACCGTCCTTTTTACGATCCGGAGGGAGCCCGGAAACTGTTCGAACTTCACGAGCGGTCGCGCGCCGAATATACCTTCGCGGACGGCTATCCTGCCGGCCTCATGCCGGAAATTCTTGCGCGCGGAATCATCCCCGTTCTCGCCCGGATGGCGCGGGATTCGGCTTTGCGTGTAACGAGAAACTTCGTTTTCGACACTTTAAAACGCGAGATAAACTCATTCGATATCGAAACCGTACTATCGCCGGTGGATTTGAGACAACTCAGGGTTGATTTTTCATGCGATACGGCCGGCAATACGCTGCTCTGCGAATCCTTTGCCGACATTACTGCGGATACAGCTCCCGCGCTTGTCGAAGAAAGAGGCGATTCGCTTCGAACCCTGCCCGCCTATTATCAAATTCAGATCGCAGGCGGATGTCCGCATGAGTGCGTTTACTGTCCGTATCCGGCATGGAGCTCAGGCGGCGTCTCGCGCTCTCCCGGCAAAAAAGTCACCGATCGTTCGGACTTCATGAGCCTTTCCGACTACTCGAACCTGATGGGAAAAATTTCAGAATTTTCCCGCGAAGCCGTCGTATCGCTTTCCCTTTGGGGCGAGTGCTCGGGGCATCCCGACATCGTTGAAATAGCAAGGGAAACGCTTTCGCATCCGGGGCTCTCTCTCGTTATTGAAACCACCGGCCTCGGATGGAACGGATCGGCGATTGAGGGGATTTCGAAGATTTCCGCTTCAGTGCGGAATGCCGGAGAAGAGCCGCGCATCAACTGGATCGTATCGCTTGACGCTGCGGGTTCAGCTCTCTATGGTTCGGTTCACGGCGTTTCCGATTCCGCTGTTGCGGACTCGAATCTGCGGACAGCCATGGATCTCGTCTTTTCGCTGGAGACGCTGTTTCCCGGAGCTGTGTGGCCTCAGATGCTCCGCCTGCGCGAGAGCGAACAGGAAGTCGAAACCTTCTACCGCTTCTGGAAGGAAAAGCTCGGCCGCGTCATCATCCAAAAACACGATCATTTTTGCGGCTCCATAACCGATCGTCGGGTAGCCGATCTTTCTCCGCTGGTTCGCCATCCCTGCTGGCATATAAAGCGCGATATGTGTATCATGCTTGACGGCACGGTCCCGCAGTGCCGGGAAGATCTTCATGCGCTGCGTCCGCTGGGCAACGCTTTTGAAGAGGCTTTACCGGAAATTTGGAAAGCAGGGGCCGAAGTCTATCGACAGCATCGAAATCGTATCTATGAGGGACTGTGCGGAGCCTGTGATGAATTCTATACCTATAATTTTTAA
- the xseA gene encoding exodeoxyribonuclease VII large subunit: MNGERPVKISEITAIIKEILEGSFPSVLLEGEISNYRPSSTGHLYFTLKDDSSSISAVMFKGRSRQLAFVPRDGMLVRAKGSISVYEARGTYQIIIDSMEQAGTGDILRLLEERKQRLAREGLFDEKSKRPIPFFPERIAVITSPTGAAVRDIVQILRRRNPAIHIVILPASVQGSEAPESLARQIETANRFAMADLIIIGRGGGSLEDLLPFSDESVVRSIAASKIPVISAVGHETDWSLSDLAADVRAPTPSAAAELASPLAEDILDTIRTSISLLEQSIRGKTEKIRLMMGAFTAESLEMRFRRIAQPRLLRFDDAKEGLLEGMKKQLDTARRRLEMASAGLEGASPRAILKRGYSMVRNAESGAIIRSASEATPGTLVEIIPGEGIIFARVEEKHDEEI, from the coding sequence ATGAACGGAGAACGGCCCGTCAAGATTTCAGAAATAACCGCGATCATCAAAGAAATACTCGAAGGATCCTTTCCCTCGGTCCTCCTGGAAGGGGAAATTTCAAACTACCGGCCTTCAAGCACGGGCCATCTGTATTTCACGCTCAAGGACGACTCGAGTTCGATTTCCGCGGTCATGTTCAAGGGGCGTTCGCGTCAGCTCGCCTTTGTTCCCCGGGACGGCATGCTTGTCCGGGCGAAGGGCAGCATATCTGTGTACGAAGCGCGGGGAACCTATCAGATCATAATCGATTCGATGGAACAGGCGGGGACGGGAGATATACTCCGCCTGCTTGAGGAACGAAAACAACGGCTCGCCCGGGAAGGCCTGTTCGACGAAAAAAGCAAGCGCCCGATTCCTTTTTTTCCGGAGCGCATTGCGGTGATCACCAGCCCGACGGGAGCCGCCGTGCGGGATATCGTCCAGATACTCAGAAGGCGGAACCCTGCCATACATATCGTTATACTTCCGGCGTCCGTACAGGGATCAGAAGCCCCGGAATCCCTCGCGAGGCAGATAGAAACAGCGAATAGATTCGCCATGGCCGACCTCATCATCATCGGAAGAGGCGGAGGTTCGCTGGAAGATCTCCTTCCCTTCTCGGATGAATCGGTCGTACGGAGCATCGCCGCTTCAAAAATACCGGTAATAAGCGCGGTCGGCCATGAAACCGATTGGAGCCTCTCGGACCTCGCGGCCGACGTCAGAGCCCCTACCCCGTCGGCAGCCGCCGAGCTGGCAAGCCCCTTGGCGGAGGACATCCTGGATACGATCCGAACCTCAATCTCGCTTTTGGAACAGAGCATCAGGGGAAAAACAGAAAAAATACGGTTGATGATGGGCGCTTTTACAGCGGAATCGCTTGAAATGCGGTTCCGGAGAATCGCCCAGCCGCGTCTTCTCCGTTTCGACGACGCGAAGGAAGGCCTGCTCGAAGGAATGAAGAAGCAGCTGGATACAGCCCGGCGCCGGCTGGAAATGGCGAGCGCGGGCCTTGAAGGGGCGAGCCCTCGAGCGATACTCAAACGGGGGTATTCGATGGTGCGGAACGCCGAAAGCGGCGCAATCATCCGGTCCGCTTCGGAGGCGACGCCCGGAACGCTAGTGGAAATTATCCCCGGAGAGGGAATCATCTTCGCCAGGGTGGAGGAAAAGCACGATGAAGAAATTTGA
- a CDS encoding N-acetylmuramoyl-L-alanine amidase, which yields MMRMRPVKRAWLCALLAALFSSAMHGAESAPLVSLQTAADTIDAVYFWDPLSGMIVVSKNGHQVNFRPDDPLVLFDYSRFDLMDPPVRSSRGVFLTSSFVSELESFFAQPAPSVQYRVGAILIDPGHGGKDPGAVGKARVGGKTVEVKEKDVVLAVAKDLHARLRSQYPDKKILLTRDGDTYPTLEDRVEMANSIQLGAHEAILYVSIHVNAAFNTKSSGFEVWYLSPDYRRTVIDKAGNDEAAAILPILNSMMEEEFTTESILIAKSLLDSLDAQIGTQSKNRGIKEEAWFVVRNAKMPSVLVELGFVSNPEEAALLADPAYLRKCALGIYNGLSSFITHFENSRGFTTLQ from the coding sequence ATGATGCGAATGCGTCCAGTTAAGCGGGCCTGGCTGTGCGCCCTTCTGGCAGCGCTCTTCTCGTCCGCGATGCACGGTGCCGAGAGTGCGCCGCTGGTATCGTTGCAAACCGCGGCGGATACCATCGACGCGGTATATTTCTGGGACCCGCTGTCGGGCATGATAGTGGTGTCAAAGAACGGGCATCAGGTCAATTTCAGGCCTGACGATCCGTTGGTTTTATTCGATTATTCCCGATTCGATCTGATGGATCCGCCGGTCAGAAGCTCCCGCGGGGTGTTCCTGACATCTTCTTTCGTGTCCGAGCTCGAGTCTTTCTTCGCCCAGCCGGCGCCGAGCGTGCAGTACCGCGTCGGCGCGATTCTGATAGATCCCGGCCACGGCGGAAAGGATCCAGGCGCCGTCGGCAAGGCCCGCGTCGGCGGTAAAACTGTCGAAGTAAAGGAGAAGGATGTCGTTCTTGCCGTGGCGAAGGATCTTCACGCGCGCTTGCGCAGCCAGTATCCCGACAAGAAAATCCTGTTGACCCGCGACGGAGATACCTATCCGACTCTCGAGGATCGGGTTGAAATGGCCAATTCCATACAATTAGGCGCCCATGAAGCGATTTTGTACGTCTCGATCCATGTAAACGCCGCGTTTAATACAAAATCATCCGGTTTCGAGGTGTGGTATCTTTCCCCCGATTATCGGCGGACCGTTATCGACAAGGCGGGAAACGACGAAGCCGCCGCCATCCTTCCCATTCTCAACTCCATGATGGAGGAAGAGTTCACGACTGAAAGCATTTTGATAGCGAAAAGCCTCCTCGATAGCCTCGATGCCCAAATCGGAACGCAGAGCAAGAACCGCGGAATAAAGGAAGAAGCATGGTTTGTGGTGCGGAACGCCAAAATGCCCAGCGTTCTGGTAGAGCTGGGCTTCGTCAGCAATCCTGAAGAAGCGGCTTTGCTTGCCGATCCCGCCTACTTGCGGAAGTGCGCGCTGGGTATATATAATGGTTTATCTTCGTTCATAACTCATTTTGAAAATTCCAGGGGATTTACCACGCTGCAATGA